The segment CTTGGTCCGCCCGCTGAATGTCTTCCTCCAGCGCATCGCGGATCTGACAGATCTGGGCATCGGTGAGGTGTTCGATCCCGACGAACTGATTGCGCGCTGCATCGAGCGAGCGGAGTATTTCGTCTAGCTTTGCCTGGATCGCGGCGCCGTCGCGGTTCTGACTGTTTTGGATGAGGAACACCGCCAGAAAGGTCAGCACGGTCGTCGCCGTGTTGACGATCAGCTGCCACGTGTCGGAATAGTGAAAGAAAGGACCGGAGACCGCCCATGCGACGATAAGAACGATCGACAGGATGAAGGCGAGTGGCTCTCCGAGCGCATGCGCCGATCTGCTGGCGATGTTGGTGAAAAGACGGTCCATGATCCTCTCATTCGATCAACAGAATTGAATAGGGGCATATGCCAGGCGCCACCTAAAGGTAGCTAGGGAGGCGCTTGCTGGAGGGCAGATCTTCGAACACGTCGACGGCTCACAGATTCGCCGCGCTCTGGTCCAGCTTGATTATTGTGCCGCAGGAGCGAGCTTGCTTCTGCGGCACGTGAGAGTGATGCAGTTCGACGAAGCGCTCAGCGCACCGAGCCGCGGCGGAACAGATTGACGATGGCGAGCAGCAGGATCGCACCGACCAGGGAGACAAGCACCGAGGGAATGCTGATCACGCCGCTGGTGATCGGCGCCCCGCCGATGAGCGGTGTGACGACAAAACCTGCAATAAGCGCGCCGACAATGCCCACGACGACATTGAGGAGGACGCCCTGCTGGGCATCGGTGCGCATGATCATGCTCGCGACCCAGCCGATCAGGCCTCCGACAACGAGAAGAATAACGATACCCATTGCATAACCTTTCTGCACTCTTGGAACCGAAGAAACCCTGGACTTGGTCGTTGCGTTCCGTTCGTGCTCTTCCCGCCCTAGCATGAATAGGTGCACAGGCACCAACGGGACTAGTACAAGCGCGCGGAACTTTTCTGCGGGTATCGCCTTACCAGGCAATGGATTCCGCCGTCAGTCATCACGCCAGTCGCTTGACCTTCGCGCATCTTGAGCAGCTCACGGCGCAGCTCCTCGATGGGATAATCCTCATCGACACGGCGGGCGCCATCCTCAGTGCCAATACCGCAGCGCTGCGCATGCACGGTGTGGCCTCGGTCGATGAGCTCGGAGCCACGGCGGAGGGTTATGCTGAGCGATTCACAGTCTTCTCGGCTGATCACCACCCGCTTAAGCGACGCGACTATCCACTCTTCCGTCTCCTCGCAGGAGACACCTTTCCCGACCTGGTTGTCGAAGTCGCCCCAGCGGGGGGAGAGCGAAGCGCGCTGGGTGCACCAGGTCCGCGACGTCGCCATGGATGACGACGGTGACGAGCCCGACTTCCTCGCACTCGTCATTTGCGACCTCTCCGAGCGGTTCGACGCCGAGGCACGGTTCAAGGCGATGTTCGGTGCTAACCCCGCACCCGCGGTGATTGTGCGCCAGAGCGATTTGCGCCTCACGCAGGCGAACGCGGGCTTTCTGTCCCTGACCGGTTTTGAGGCGGATCAGCTGATCGGCAAGACCCTGTTCGGCATCGATCTGCTTCAGGATGTGGGCCACGCGTCGGAGTTTCGCCGGATAATTGAGGCTGGCGAGGTCGTGCCGCAGACAGAGGCACGGCTCCTCGTGGCGGACGGGTCGCGCCGCCTGGTCCTGTTTGCCGGCCAGCCGGTCGACGTGACCGGCGAGGATGCGCTGTTGCTGACATTCGCTGACCTGGAGCCGCGTCGGCTCGCCGAGGCGGCGCTCGCCGCGAGCGAAAAGAACCTCGCCGCCATCTTCGACATGGCACCGATCCCTATGGCGGTGATAGGTCGCGGCGACGGGCAGATCGTCAACGTCAACGCCGCCTTTTCCCAGCTGACCCAGTTCACTTCGGACGAGGCGGCCGGCAAGACCATCGACGACCTGCAGCTCTGGGCGCGCTCCGAGGATCGCGCCGCCGCTGATCGCGAGGTCGAAGCGCAAGGCCGGATGCGCAATGCCGATGCCCGGCTTCTGACCAAGGACGGGCAGGCAGTCGATTGCCTCATCTCGGCCGAAGCGATCGACAGGCATGGCACGTCGCTGATCTTGTGGGTCTTCCAGGACATCACTGAACGGCGACGAAGCGAGCTGGAGCTCGTCCAGGCGATCGACGAGGTGATGAAGGATGCGAGCTGGCTGAGCCGTTCGATCGTCGACAAGCTCGCGTCGCTGCGACGGCCGGGCACGTCGGGCTCGAACGCCGACCTCAGTCCGCGCGAGCGAGAGATACTCGAGCTTATCTGCGAGGATCTCGACGACGCGGCGATTGCCGCGCGGCTGGACCTCTCGCGCAATACCGTTCGCAACCATGTCGCGCGCCTCTACGCTAAGATCGGCGTCAATCGTCGCAGCGGCGCTGTGGTGTGGGGTCGCGAACGCGGGGTTGGTGGAAAGATTAGCTAGTCGGACTCTTTCAATGCCCCGCGTGGAAACCTTGAGACTGCTTGCGCCGACATACTAGCGGCCGATGGTCGTCGTCAGTGGCTAAGTTGATAGCCAAAATAAAATGTCTAAACGCCGCGAAGGACGACATAATGCACGTTCGTCTTGGCACAGCCGGGAATGAGAATGTGGACGATAACCGACAGGTTCAAAGCTCAAAGTTAGGAAGGTCAGCTTCACACTGTCGTCGTGATGCAGAATGGTGATGAGCTCGATAAATGATGGCTGATGGCCTATATGATAAGAAAAGTCTTCATCCCGATCTGGCGTGACAAATGCATTTTTACAGCGGGTCTATATCGCAGTATAGACTTTCAAAGCGCAGTTTATCACCTCATCCCGCTCAAATGATCCGGCGTTCCTCACAATCGACCACGTAAAGGATGCATCCTATTGTCTCGTGGTTCGCCGCGAGGGACACTATCCTGAAATGCTTGAACCGGGGCCTGAAGATAGCGTGCTTCCCCTGTATCTCTCGCCTGCCAGCGATAGGCGAGAGCACTGCAACCCATAGCGATGATCAATCCGACCAGCGTCATCACCAGTGTCATCGTTACCTTCCTACAGACTTAGCCGGGCCACGATCTCGGGCCGAAGACAGCGCAGCCTCCCGCAACCTCGATACCCGGACAGCCTTGCAACGCCGCGCGTTTCGTTCAGTTTCATTGGGAATAACCAATGCAGGAACCATGGTCCTCCTCGCGCGGTTCGGACCCTGCGACCATGATATTTCGCGCGACACTCCGAAGCCCGAGAATCGCCGTGTCGCTACCGGCAAATTGCCCTTGGAGGTTCACGATGTCGCATCAGATCAAGCTCGCTGTCGCCACTTTAATCGCAACTACCGGCTTCGCCGCTACGCCGGCAAACGCAGCGCTTATCTTCGATAGCAGCATCTTGGTCAGTGCTCAGGGTTTCGGAAATAATCCCCGCCTGCTGACGATCCAGGGCAACGGGACGGAATCAGGCTGCATCGGCGTGGGCGCTGGCGGAACGCTTCTCGGAGGCTCGGGGACCTGCATCGCCGACGCACTCGTCCACGATGGAAATAGCGTGAGCAATGCCGGCGGAAGTGAGGTAAATCCGCTTTCGGACAACCAGAAGTTCGGCGTCCCGACGATTGCCCAGCTGGGATGGAAGCAGGCATCCGACATCGGCCTCGTGTTCAATGCAACCGAACCGGGCGGAAACTCGATCAACGTGCAGGACGTCACGCTCAAGTTCTATAACGGCACGACGCTTCTGGGCGCGATCGACGGTTCGCAAACCTTTGCCAATTCCAACCCAGGCAACGGCGTCGCTGGCTTTGCCTTCAAGGTCGATGCGGCCGAACAAACGTTCCTGAACAGCCTTGTCTTCGCCCAACAAGGGTATGGCAATTACCGTATCGCGCTGGAATCCACGCTATCGGATGCGGCGGGCGGGCCTGAAAGCTGGCTCGCCGTCAATCTAGGGAATGCCGTGCCCGAGCCATCGACCTGGGGCATGATGATCCTGGGAGTGGGCATGATCGGTGCTGTCATGCGCCGCCGGCAGTCGCAGGCGATCAAATATCGCTTTGCCTGACTCGCGCTGGCGATTGCTGAAGGGGGGCGGTCCGGCGCCCCCTTTTTGCGAGGTTCGACATTCACTGACATTATGTCTTCTCAATGTCGGAACGTCCAAGCTTCGGAATGCATTCAGGGATTGAGGCCGTGCGATCGACCCTACCCCCGATTAGCCGGTCCTCAATGGCGTCCGGTTGTCTGTTCCGACCGGGCGCCGTTTTTTTGTCGAAGAGGAAGGAGGATCGCGAATGTACGGACGGTCAGATGGAAGGACAGCTGCTGCACGGATAGGCCCCAGAGAAAAGGTGGGCATCACAATTCTCGACGATGACGGTCACGTTCGAACGCTCGACGAGATTGAAGCCGACCTCATCCACCTTGCTCTCAGCATCTACGGTGGATGCGTAGCGGAGGCAGCGCGCGGGCTCGGGATCGGGCGATCTACGCTTTACCGCAAACTGGAATCGCAGGGCATGTCTCCGT is part of the Novosphingobium sp. G106 genome and harbors:
- a CDS encoding helix-turn-helix domain-containing protein; the encoded protein is MGITILDDDGHVRTLDEIEADLIHLALSIYGGCVAEAARGLGIGRSTLYRKLESQGMSPS
- a CDS encoding low affinity iron permease family protein, translated to MDRLFTNIASRSAHALGEPLAFILSIVLIVAWAVSGPFFHYSDTWQLIVNTATTVLTFLAVFLIQNSQNRDGAAIQAKLDEILRSLDAARNQFVGIEHLTDAQICQIRDALEEDIQRADQEGESAESSVERLLDRH
- a CDS encoding GlsB/YeaQ/YmgE family stress response membrane protein; this translates as MGIVILLVVGGLIGWVASMIMRTDAQQGVLLNVVVGIVGALIAGFVVTPLIGGAPITSGVISIPSVLVSLVGAILLLAIVNLFRRGSVR
- a CDS encoding PAS domain-containing protein yields the protein MDSAVSHHASRLTFAHLEQLTAQLLDGIILIDTAGAILSANTAALRMHGVASVDELGATAEGYAERFTVFSADHHPLKRRDYPLFRLLAGDTFPDLVVEVAPAGGERSALGAPGPRRRHG
- a CDS encoding PEPxxWA-CTERM sorting domain-containing protein translates to MSHQIKLAVATLIATTGFAATPANAALIFDSSILVSAQGFGNNPRLLTIQGNGTESGCIGVGAGGTLLGGSGTCIADALVHDGNSVSNAGGSEVNPLSDNQKFGVPTIAQLGWKQASDIGLVFNATEPGGNSINVQDVTLKFYNGTTLLGAIDGSQTFANSNPGNGVAGFAFKVDAAEQTFLNSLVFAQQGYGNYRIALESTLSDAAGGPESWLAVNLGNAVPEPSTWGMMILGVGMIGAVMRRRQSQAIKYRFA
- a CDS encoding helix-turn-helix transcriptional regulator, encoding MDDDGDEPDFLALVICDLSERFDAEARFKAMFGANPAPAVIVRQSDLRLTQANAGFLSLTGFEADQLIGKTLFGIDLLQDVGHASEFRRIIEAGEVVPQTEARLLVADGSRRLVLFAGQPVDVTGEDALLLTFADLEPRRLAEAALAASEKNLAAIFDMAPIPMAVIGRGDGQIVNVNAAFSQLTQFTSDEAAGKTIDDLQLWARSEDRAAADREVEAQGRMRNADARLLTKDGQAVDCLISAEAIDRHGTSLILWVFQDITERRRSELELVQAIDEVMKDASWLSRSIVDKLASLRRPGTSGSNADLSPREREILELICEDLDDAAIAARLDLSRNTVRNHVARLYAKIGVNRRSGAVVWGRERGVGGKIS